The following is a genomic window from Pelodiscus sinensis isolate JC-2024 chromosome 12, ASM4963464v1, whole genome shotgun sequence.
ATTCCTCACACTAGTtttagatctctctctctctctcacacacacacacacacacacacacgaatgaTTAAATCTTTAAAGATAGTAACAGAAATAAGAGTGCTGGACTTCGCACTGAAAACAACTATTAGTAACCATCCAAGATACCTGTTTTTACTGTCAGAcgctaaaaaaaatcagagtacaGCATATCTATTTATAACTATTAGTGCTATGGTTCTGAAGTatctattcaaaatattttccctgCTCTAGGAAAAGAACAGCTAGTTCCTGTTACACATTCCTAAACTTTGCTTTATTTACTGCCTTATAAAGTGCACCATATGTTTgcacattttaaatgaagttggTCAAATGAAACCACACTATAGAAACATATGTAGATTCAACTGCTGCTACATTTGTGTTACAAAATTCTATGCAGTCATTTCAGGTCTGATCTTCCAAGTCCTCATGCATGCCACCAATCCCGTTGGAGTCAACGGGACCATGAAGGAAAGCAAGGATTGTTTATAAAGATTTGCAGCATCAGTTCTTCAGACCACATGACATACAAAAAGTGCAGATTCATTTTTCTCTGTAAAGGCAGTTTTAaattcttaatttaaataaaatgaagatgCAGACTAAGCCTGTAAATCCTACCCATCAGTAACTAAGATTTAAATCATAATATAACAGAAGGACAGTTGACAGTGTGGTTTCAAGAAAGATACAAGATTTTAAAGAAGTAAAATTGCATTAAAACAGCTTtgctgacattttttttaaaaaagcaaactctTGATAATAAGAAATGTCCCATAAATCCAAAAGCTGTTAAAGAGGAAGCATATGCATCATCAAGGCTGTTAAGGGAAAGTTAATCCAATGTTTGTTaatataaccattaaaacaacaacaaaaaagccttAGAATCAACTTCCTATTTCCCTGAATCAAAGAGCTGAACAGTCCTGTAAAGCAGATTAATCTTAGGCTTTCCCATTTGAATATACGTCTATCATAGAAAAGTGACTAGAAATCAGTAGAGCTATCAATGTGCAAATAAAGCAGAAAATAGAGACATCCTCAAGAAATGAGTCTCATATATGACATAAAGTGAAGGTGACAACCACAGCAATAGAACCATAAACTAAATGTTCCAATATCTTGAAGAATTATCTCCAGCTCCTTTAGAACTGCAAGGAATACAATAGTGGAATAATGTGGTAAGGATGTCTGTTTGATAGACACGTTCATGATGGCATAAGCcctctcttgctacatttcattAATCAAGCCTGGTAATATACTGCAGTACATGAAATTGTGCATAAACTCAGcacaattcagaaaaaaatgtttctttagcAGACCGTCAAAAATTAAGAGGATAATTTTACATGACATTAACcttacctcctcctcctcctcaaaaaGGCAGTTACACAGGAAAGAAGGCAGTTAAAACTTCTGCTTCGCTCTACAAATAAATTGGTAAGATAGAATGGGTTACTTATTCTACTCACATATAAACTGAATGTTAAACACATAAACTTTACCAGATGATATCTTACTCGTTGAACAAGAGGTATTGTCAGAGGATTATGATAGAAGCTCTTTCCAAAGGGGAGGAAAAACAGAGTACTTTAGAACGATAGCTAAAATTAACCCAGTGTGACAAATACCAGTGACTCTGCAGCTGAAAACTGATCAAAGTGCACACCTGTGTGGATTGAGTATGTAAGAATGTGTACGAACCTGGATTTAACAAACCTTTATGGTTACTACAGGCAAAACCCACatgattttttaaaggaaaacatgCATAGTTCAACTtccttaaaaaataataatgatcaAGAAACAAGACAAAAGGGGCTGGGAGAGCCAACCTAAAGCCTCATTATATACTTATCAGATAAGTGGAAGAGAAATACCAGTCTTTGCAGCTTTGATTCCAGAAGCATATCATCTCATCAAGATTTCAATGACATTTTTTTATAAATTCCATGAATTATTACAAAACATAATACAAATAACCTCTTTTATTTGCTCTTGCCAACTAGAAAATTGAGCACAAGCACAAAGACGGCAACAGATGTGACTTAATTCCTCCACGACAAAGATTGTCCGCACAGGAATTTGGAAGCTTTAACAGATGTAGGTTTAAGTTATTAGTTAATAAGGAGAGCCGCAAAGTGAGTAGCACCCCGGAGCTATGGTTAGCCCCAAACTGGCTGCTAATCCCAAGGGCTGATCTCTTCCCTGCCCCGATGCAATTAGAGGTGAAATTTGAAAAACCCACTACGTCCGTTTTGTACCTGGGTACGCACAGGACCGGGTCTAACAAAAGCCAGCGCGCCGGGGCGAGACACTGGGGGCTGCAAGGACAACTTAGGGGGCAGGCTCGCGGGGAAATCCCAGGGGATCCGCGagcagctccctccatccccagcagGGGCAACGCGCACTCCCCTGTGGCGCTCCGGCACCAGGCAAGGGGTGACGGACCAGGGGCTGCCCTGGAGCCGGGTCACCTCCCGCCCCGCCCACGCCAGAGCCCGGGAGCCCCGAAAAATGAGCCTCTGCACCAAGAGGCGCCCGGCTCCAGGCCGCCCCAGCGGAGGAACCCGGCTCCTCACCTCTCGGCCAGGGCGGCGGGCGACGCCGACACCGCAGCCCCCCGCAGCGGAAGCAGGCGGCCGGGCAGGTCTCTATTGGCCCTTAGCGCCTTCATGCACCCTCCTGCCAGCGCCGCTTCCGGACTCCCCATCCAACACGCCGCGTTCCGCCTTCCACTGAGAGTGACAACCTGAGGAGCCAATGAGAGAATGACGGAAAAAGGAAACCGAAGGCAGTAACCAACCGGGAAtcgaggatggggaggggcaggttttGTAGGAAGAGGGGCTCTTGGGAAATGTAGTTCTGTCTGTGGTCCAGGCGCAGGTACAGAGGGGACGACTGcactcgctgctctgtcctctcattccccctccatccctttcTACTTTTTCTCTGTTTgggtttttctctcctccttttcctgCTTTTGTGCCAATATATGTACTTTCTCCTATGCCGCCTTCTTAtcctctttcctttctctccttcccctttcatTGTTGCATATCTCTTTCGCCTTTTCCTAATCATTATAAAGTGCCAGGCTCTCCCGTTGTAATATGCTTCAACTGTGTGCGAGCCCGCAGCAATAATTGCTTCCCCTCATCGTCCTTCCTGTAGCACTGAAGGGCGTAAAGAAGGTTCAGCGCTTCTGCAAATCACTTGAAACTTCTGTCCCGCAAGATCTTGGTTACAGCCTTTTTGACCCAGAGGTTTTCAAATGCACTTAAACAGAAACTATTGTTCTTTATAGACCGCTATTTAGTTATAGGAacgcagagagaaaggaggggagaTGAAGCGCAATCAGAGGGAAATTTCTGTTTCATGTGGCAATGGTGTCAGTTTCGGTATATGTGCCACTGTTGTGAGCACATGGACCCAAAAGTTGGTTGTCCGGTATTGTTGGAGTGAGACATGGCTGTAGGAAAGATGTTGGGGTGTCCACAGCTGCTTTGAAAATATAACGCAACCATCGCAAACACTGATTTTAGTCAGCCCTACAACGATCTATTCACTCGGATGTTGAATGTGCTCAAGGCAAGCCCCTACCCTAAAATGTTGCAGCCACATATGTTCATTTCATTGCTCCCTTCTCTGGGAAATACCCCTGGCTAATCACATTTTTATTTGTGCTGTTTTCTAAAGGCCCTTTCTCGGTGAAGAAAGCACCTCCTTATAACTAAGAGCATTAGCAGCAGCAGCGATCAGAGAAAGGAATCGATAAGAAAATCCCCAGGAGACCCGGCTGCTCTGAATCCTTTACCAGACTTGCTGGAAGAGACTGTCAGCTCCCCGCCTAGTCCCCTCTCGTCGACCGAAAGAGTAAATAGCCACAAGAAAACAAAGTAGGGGAAAGACATGTGCCTTTGGCGAGTTCAGCAGAATCTGCTGGGGCTTTCAACCTTGTGCTGCTTGGTGACACACATGGTGTCAATCCCCGTTAGCCTGAAATTAGAGGACCACTATGTCAGAACATGAAGCAATCTGACATCTCTGCTGTTGGAAGAACGGGGGCTTATTTTGGGAGCGCGCACTAGCACGTTTCTAAACGTGCACCGCGTGGAAGCATACCTACAGTGTAAGCCATTGACAAGACGGGTCTCATATAGAGAGCGCTAGCTAACCTCAACATAGAGGTCGCTACCAGCGACCCCTATAACTCAAGTGGGTGCATAGCCTCATGCACTACTGTCCCACCCACCCTAAACAGATTGCCAAATAAATAAAGAGGAATCTTCGCTTTCTCTTCCCTAAcacctctttctcccccctcccccttaaaaagggggggggggagaaagaaaggaaaaagaaaaagaaagggaaacacATTTGGTTGACATATGAATAAAACGAACACGCTCATCTTTGCTCTTTTTTCCAACGCTAAAGCAGCCATGATTTTCGAAGTAAAAATCCTGTAGCGTGTACCTCTACTTTTCGCATCTAGGACTTTTCTCTGGTCAGCACATGGCGTGAATTAAACTTCACCCGGCTGCTAAACTTCAGCATTTTTTCGAGCCGTTTGTTTACTGCGATCTGGCTATTGTTGGCCGCAACTTTTTTAACGTGGTTTCTGTTCATCTGCTCCATTGAGCAGCAGCTGAGATTTCTTACTCAAATCGACGCCGCGTTGGATTTTCCAAGAGCCGACTAGTTTTAAGTAAAAAAATTCTCCAGCCGACGCACTCGGAACAGGTACAAGGGTAATTAGGAGGAGAGGCTGCATCCGGGAATAATTAAaatgcagcctattttggaaaggCACCACGAGATCTGAAAGCGACCCAGGTAAGAGCTGCGCTGGACACCCGCCcccggcttcccctccccccgcgtgCGAGTATGTTTCGATGGAGTTGGTGGGAAGAAGGGGCGGAGGACAGAGCCCACAAATTGTAGGGAAAGCGCTTGCTTTGGAAGCGGGGAGGGGGGTAGAGGAGAGAATAAATCGGGATATGTTCCTGTTGGGAAATAGATCTGGTGGAATCAAAGGAGATTACATCCTCTGATCGGTAGGGATTTATCCCAGTTCATATGGTTTTAATCTGCTTTCGCGTCTACCCCTTTATGagtttcagagagagagagagagaaaatacctGTTTTATTCTTCTAGATCCGCTGGTAAACCCTAATTCTGAAGGCTTTCTACTCACCCCTttatcttcccccaccccttttgtcttccctttccctttccctcttcccttcTTCCCGGGACTGGGGCTGAGAAAAGAAATGCTCACACGTTCCTACAACGACAAGTCACAGCTTCATGAGTCGTCAAAAAAATCGTATTTGCAAATACCCCCCGGTTCGCTCTTAtctctggaagggagggaggtgagggCAACATTTGGGGTTGCAAATCCGGACAGCATTTCACATTTCTCTTAAAATCGCAACAGGTACCTTGTCCGAGGCCAGTTCTCTGACAGCGGTGAAATAAGTAAATAGCCTCCTGGCCTGAACGCGTTTTTAAACTGTGGGGAAGACAAATATAAATCAGATTCTATtacatattgtgtgtgtgtgtacgcacatacatacacacacaccagccGGGAGTGGGAGCCTCTATTCATAACGCGTTGCCATATTTTAAGTCTCCCCGTCCTAGCAGCTCACCATAATTTTCCCGttgaaaatagatttttttcctttttttaaaattgaaagtcTATTTCACATCTccaccttccctctcccttttaAGGGATCGGATCAAATTATAGcgtggttgggggagggagaggaaaggaggaaggGACTGGGGGCAGAGTGTAAGGGGGGGAAGAATGGAGAATAAAtcttattaaatatatattttttcataaaCTGATTGGCTTGCATTCCAGTGCAGCCCGGCCATAAATCAAGGGGAAAATGTGATGCCTCCAAGTCCACACAGTATTTAGCAAATGAAGAAAGTTGGAGCTGATCTTAAATGGCTTGGATTTGATTGCCATCCAGGGGCCGGCGCACTTGAGCCtaggagctggggaggagggggggggggtgagaggctgTCCTGCTGGTTGGGTTTGGTTGTGGCAAGCCCCGCAGGATCCTGCCATTTCTTCCACTGACAACACCCGGGGAAGGAGGAGCTTGCCCGCGCCGCGGAGAAGGCGTCAGAATCCTCAATTTCCAACTTAGCATCTTGGCAGGACCTTTCTCAGAGCCCGAAGCAGAGATATTGGGGGAAAAGCCCCTCCGTGCGCAGGGGGAGAGCCCAGGCAGCTAGCGAGCAGCAGGCGCCGCACAGGGGAGTTCCGCGGCGGCAGCAGAGAAGCAGAAGCAAGGTGCTGGGCTGCTGCTAAGCCGCCAGCCGCCCCACctggccacagggctggaggggctctGGACAGAAGTAGCCTAGACAAATCCGAGCCAGCGGCAGCTCCCGGCTATTTCGCTGCCCGTGTATATGTATGTGCTTGGCCATGTCGTATCCTCAGGGTTACTTGTACCAGCCCTCCGCGTCCTTGGCTCTCTACTCGTGCCCGGCGTACAGCACCAGCGTCATTTCGGGCCCCAGGACCGATGAACTTGGGAGATCTTCCTCGGGCTCCGCTTTTTCGCCTTATGCCGGATCTACCGCCTTTACCGCCCCGTCGCCGGGTTACAACTCCCACCTCCAGTACGGCACGGACCCggcggccgccgccgccgccgccttctCTTCCTACGTGGTAAGAGCAACAATGATCCGCGGCCACCCGGgccagcccgcccgcccgcgCTCCAGCGGGGATGTTTTGTGCTCGTCTGGGCAGCGCTGCGGAGCCAGGTTGCTAGCATCCCCCTCGCAACTTTGTTGGGGATTTGCACCCAGCGCGGCGAACCCTAAAGTGCCTCTGGGCAGGGTGGGCTGCGGGGCGATAGCAAAGAAGCAGGAGAGTGACAATTAATACAAATCCTGTGTTTCCAATTAAGGGCTTTGCCAGCGGAACCACGAACCAAGCAGCCAGGTCAAAGCCAATCTTTTAGTGCTGTGTTGGGAAAAAACATCGGTGTGACACCGCCCCTAAATATTTGTAATTgtaaaaaaataaactaaatcAACCAGTCTCGGAATCAGGCTGACAAGCATATGCAAGTGCCTTCTGCACGACTTTAATTAGGCTTCCCAAATACTGCAAAGCCGTAATCCCATCTCTGCAATCCGCTTTGGAAGCATTAATAACCAAAAATGACACGGCGTggccatttgctttttttttctggtttcaaACATTATTACCGCAGCAGAAAAGCAGTGtttatttgggggaagggagagctggTATTATTTTTGTAGTTGTTAGAAAAACAAACTAGACTAACTTGCTTTTCTTTCTCGCCAAATCCAAGTCTCTGACTGCAGCGAAAACCCCTGCAGCCCTTTCGAAAATTAACAGTGGCCCATCCTCACCCACCCAGCGTGGATTTCGGCAGAGTTTAGCGGAGTTTCCCCGCTTTCTCTTTTAAAGCCAGGGGCTCCATTGCAGAAGGGCATGTCCTGGTGCGGTGGTTGTGTGAGAGGTTATGTTCAATTAGACAGTGGGGAAAGCAATTTGTTGCTGCTTAGCACAATAATATGTCAGCGCAGAAATGGATTGTCAGGTTCGCGTTTCTTCACAAGTCACAAACGTAGttatggctgggggaagggactgaAGACCAGTCTCTGCCCCCTCACAGTTCTGCCCTGTGGACGAGCGTGTGAagatgggacagaacagctgggctccGTCGCCTTTGTGTGTCTGTTACACGCACAGGCGCATGAACCCAAAAAAGTTCTAGGCCCTTTCCCCTTCTGCTTCATTCAGCCAGCGGGGCAACCCCGGCCTGAGTGCTCCCACACAGGCAAAGCCTCGGGGATGGCCCCATTTTCTAAACTTTGCttcggagggtggggggagcgtgGCTAACTGGCCGGGCTCTTTCCTCATTTTGTTGCTCTTGGGTCACGGTTGCTTGTGCTGGGACAGTTGCGCTGCTCCCTTACTGGCGAtttcactgtttgctttgtgTCCGCTTCCCCCCCTCTCCAGGGTTCACCCTACGACCACACACCAGGCATGGCCGGGTCTCTGGGGTACCATCCCTACGCCGCGCCCCTGGGCTCCTACCCCTATGGCGACCCAGCTTACCGAAAAAACGCCACCAGGGACGCCACCGCCACGCTGAAGGCCTGGCTGAACGAGCACCGCAAGAACCCCTACCCCACCAAGGGCGAGAAGATCATGCTGGCCATCATCACCAAAATGACCCTCACCCAGGTCTCCACCTGGTTCGCCAACGCCCGGCGGCGGCTCAAGAAGGAGAATAAAATGACCTGGACCCCCCGGAACCGGAGCGAGGacgaggaagaagaggagaacaTTGACCTGGAGAAAAACGACGAGGATGAGCCCCAGAAGCTGGAGGACAAGGGCGATCCCGAGGCTCCCGAGACAGGTAGGGCTCGGGCAGGGGAGAGCACACCCCGGGGTGGCGCACAGTCAGGGCTCGACAGCTGgcgcctgggggaaaagaggttatgtcatgggggagaggggtctcTGCAGGCAGCGGCCTGGCTCTAGGGCACCGGGTGTTTCTGCCGGGCACGGCCTTGTGGCCTCTTCCCGCTCTGCCAGGCCCGCGGCGCCAGGGCGGAACAGCACTTACCAGCTGCGCGCAGAGCTGGGAGAGCGGAGCTGAGCGCAGCGCCCGGGCAGCTCACGGGGCGCGGGGAGAAGGTGGAGGGGAGGACTCGGGTTCAGCTCCGGTGCCCTCGCAAACTTTCTGtcgccctcctctcccccctttgcgcacaggaggaggaggagagcagaagGCGGCCCCTGGCTGCGAGCGGCTACAGGATCCCCCCTCCCCGGCGGGCCAGGAGGCCGAGGGCGGCCTGAGTGACTCGGATTGTAAAGAACCCCCGGACGAGCGGCTGGAGGGGAGGCCGGGGCCCCCCAAAGCGGGCGGCCCGTCGGCCTTGGTGCAGTGCCCTGCCAGCCGTATCCTGCAGCAGGCGGCGGCCGGCGAGGAGATGCAGCACCAGCACCAGTACCGGCCCCCctcggcggcggcggcagcggctcCCCACCCGGGGGAGGTGCACCCCATCGGCCCTTCCAGCAACAGCACGTCGGTGATCCACTCGCCGCAGCAGGCTGCCCTCTCCAAACCCAAACTCTGGTCCCTGGCCGAGATCGCTACCTCCGCGGACAAATCGAAAGAGAGCAGCAGCGAGGTGTCTCCAGGCGCCGGGCAGACCGCGGGCCCTCCCTTGGCCGGGAGCAGCACCTCGCGCTCCCCGTCGCGGTCTCCCTCCTCGCAGTGCCCTTTCCCCAACAGCGCCGTCCTCTCCCGGCCCCTTTACTACGCCTCTCCCTTCTATCCGGGCTACACGAACTACAGCACTTTTGGGCACCTTCACAGCCACGCTGGCACCAACCCGGCAGCCGGAACCCCCAGCAGCCATTTCAATGGATTAAACCAGACTATTTTAAACAGAGCAGAAACCTTGGCTAaagaaactaaaatgatcagaagcCAATCCCAAGTAGATCTTTGCAAAGACTCACCTTACGAACTGAAGAAAGGTATGTCCAACATTTAATATTGGCTTCTTCTCCGATAACTCCCCCTGGGactttggtttttttaatttatttaatgcGGTGGCAGTTATTTTTCCAGTAtcaagagaaaaacaaaacaaaacaaaacaaaatcaatgaCACACTCCTAGTCAAAAGTTTATAGTTCATAGGAAATGGCTGAGCATAAAAGAACTCATAAATGTCTTAATCAACTGAGAAAAAAACAAATTACAtacaaaaaaggagaaaaatttgTATTAAATCTTATTCTGTATATTTAATGTAGCTTTTGTATTTAAATTGATAATACAATATCTTTGAAGTAACTTATGAAATCAAGACACCTGTACAGGCATTGTTGTTTTTCcgtaatataaatatatacatttgtGTCTTTTCCCGAATTGTTTCAtagtttaaatatatattatatatatacaaGTTTATTTGAACTTTTTTGACGCCTATTGGTTTTTCCTCCTTGGCTGTGAGCTAAAGtataataaattaataaacaaAGGAAATAGGTCAGACTTGTTAGattaaaaaaccctgcagtcgCCATAcataaaatgcaaatattttaatagaaGTTTTCGGCAGAATCAGAGCTACTTGGTTTTGTACCGAGAAAATATAGACAAATAACTGGTGACCAAAAACCTTGGAAAATGCTACTTTGTTTAAAAGTGGGGTTTGATTTAAAACATTAAATACTTGCAATTGATTTTCAAAGTGAAAGATGATTTCTAAATGCTGGGACCCTTTAACAAGAGCGCCTAATTGGTGTGGTAATTTAGGCTAATTTGAGGGAAAAAACTTAGTCAAAGAATGAAAACGTAGGATAAGAGATAAAATGAAGAGATGCATTTATGTGTAAGTGATTAAATA
Proteins encoded in this region:
- the IRX5 gene encoding iroquois-class homeodomain protein IRX-5 isoform X1, with translation MCLAMSYPQGYLYQPSASLALYSCPAYSTSVISGPRTDELGRSSSGSAFSPYAGSTAFTAPSPGYNSHLQYGTDPAAAAAAAFSSYVGSPYDHTPGMAGSLGYHPYAAPLGSYPYGDPAYRKNATRDATATLKAWLNEHRKNPYPTKGEKIMLAIITKMTLTQVSTWFANARRRLKKENKMTWTPRNRSEDEEEEENIDLEKNDEDEPQKLEDKGDPEAPETGGGGEQKAAPGCERLQDPPSPAGQEAEGGLSDSDCKEPPDERLEGRPGPPKAGGPSALVQCPASRILQQAAAGEEMQHQHQYRPPSAAAAAAPHPGEVHPIGPSSNSTSVIHSPQQAALSKPKLWSLAEIATSADKSKESSSEVSPGAGQTAGPPLAGSSTSRSPSRSPSSQCPFPNSAVLSRPLYYASPFYPGYTNYSTFGHLHSHAGTNPAAGTPSSHFNGLNQTILNRAETLAKETKMIRSQSQVDLCKDSPYELKKGMSNI
- the IRX5 gene encoding iroquois-class homeodomain protein IRX-5 isoform X2, which encodes MAGSLGYHPYAAPLGSYPYGDPAYRKNATRDATATLKAWLNEHRKNPYPTKGEKIMLAIITKMTLTQVSTWFANARRRLKKENKMTWTPRNRSEDEEEEENIDLEKNDEDEPQKLEDKGDPEAPETGGGGEQKAAPGCERLQDPPSPAGQEAEGGLSDSDCKEPPDERLEGRPGPPKAGGPSALVQCPASRILQQAAAGEEMQHQHQYRPPSAAAAAAPHPGEVHPIGPSSNSTSVIHSPQQAALSKPKLWSLAEIATSADKSKESSSEVSPGAGQTAGPPLAGSSTSRSPSRSPSSQCPFPNSAVLSRPLYYASPFYPGYTNYSTFGHLHSHAGTNPAAGTPSSHFNGLNQTILNRAETLAKETKMIRSQSQVDLCKDSPYELKKGMSNI